In Bicyclus anynana chromosome 22, ilBicAnyn1.1, whole genome shotgun sequence, the following proteins share a genomic window:
- the LOC128199311 gene encoding uncharacterized protein LOC128199311 → MWEQERNETRLPTPEERKCEEIYNTTTTRTEGGRYIVKLPTKTEKLKCVEGNTRDIALKRLYQLEKRLEKDEKLKKEYIEIMEEYKTLNHMEEVPKEEMKVPAVYLPHHAVIKYEKETSKVRPVFNASQKGSNKVSLNDELLVGPQLQDDMRSLILRWRMKRVCFVADIQKMYRQILVTKEDSNLQRILWRSNQDEPVKDYRLGRVTFGTASAPYLAVRTLHQVATDEGYEHTDAAQVIKQDFYMDDLMSGKDNLQEAIKIAKDIDSILRRGGFIIQKWCSNNAEFLKQFELSQRSTKVNLEIHIDGSIRALGLNWNIGTDKFQYNLNLPALTDRITKRTILSDIQRLFDPLGWLAPSILPAKLLIQKLWLQGMAWDENVTEEIAQEWMDLRNSFLNLPGIEIDRWLQTSESLMKNVSVHGFCDASNRAYGAVAYMRVITVEGKVTITIIAAKSRVASTKAKSLPRLELNGAVLLAGLLKQIKEAMKIPTSQIYAWTDSTIVLSWLFGDPARWNIYVRNRVVEILEDIGNHNWYHVQSQDNPADLASRGMPLTSLKENKLWWNGPEWLHNKEIEYSRPKNINTNLERKEVIEVNSKIENERASLISKIENCDDLTELLGRERERQR, encoded by the coding sequence ATGTGGGAACAAGAAAGAAATGAAACAAGATTACCCACGCCTGAAGAAAGAAAATGTGAAGAAATATATAACACTACAACCACCAGAACAGAAGGAGGAAGATATATTGTAAAACTgccaacaaaaacagaaaaactaAAATGTGTCGAAGGAAACACAAGAGATATAGCTCTGAAAAGATTATATCAATTAGAAAAACGCTTAGAGAAAGATGAGAAATTGAAGAAAGAATACATAGAAATAATGGAAGAATACAAAACTTTGAATCATATGGAAGAGGTACCAAAGGAAGAAATGAAAGTTCCTGCTGTGTACCTACCTCACCACGCTgttattaaatatgaaaaagaaaCGAGCAAAGTGAGGCCAGTATTCAACGCATCGCAAAAGGGATCTAACAAAGTGTCTTTAAATGACGAATTACTTGTAGGCCCTCAACTACAAGATGACATGAGGAGCTTAATTTTGAGATGGCGTATGAAAAGAGTATGTTTTGTGGCTGATATACAAAAAATGTACCGCCAGATTCTGGTAACCAAAGAAGACAGCAATCTACAAAGAATTCTATGGCGTAGTAACCAAGACGAACCTGTAAAAGATTATAGACTAGGAAGAGTCACGTTTGGGACAGCTTCGGCACCATATCTAGCCGTCCGCACGCTACATCAGGTTGCCACAGATGAAGGCTATGAACATACCGATGCAGCACAAGTTATAAAACAAGACTTTTACATGGATGACTTAATGTCTGGGAAGGATAACTTACAAGAAGCCATCAAAATTGCAAAGGATATAGATTCCATATTGCGAAGAGGaggatttattatacaaaaatggtgtTCGAATAATGCAGAATTCCTGAAACAATTTGAGCTAAGCCAAAGAAGCACTAAAGTAAATCTAGAAATACACATAGATGGTAGTATAAGAGCTTTAGGATTGAATTGGAATATTGGAACGGACAAATTCCAATACAACCTGAACTTACCTGCGTTAACTGATCGCATAACGAAAAGAACAATCCTGTCTGATATTCAAAGGTTGTTTGATCCGCTGGGCTGGTTAGCACCATCAATTTTACCGGCGAAGCTGCTTATACAAAAATTGTGGTTGCAAGGTATGGCCTGGGATGAGAATGTTACTGAAGAAATAGCTCAGGAATGGATGGATTTAAGAAACAGTTTTCTCAACTTACCAGGTATAGAAATAGACAGATGGCTTCAAACATCTGAATCcttaatgaaaaatgtctcaGTTCATGGTTTTTGTGATGCATCCAATCGAGCCTATGGTGCAGTAGCCTACATGAGAGTAATCACCGTAGAAGGAAAAGTAACAATTACAATCATAGCAGCTAAATCAAGAGTGGCATCAACAAAAGCTAAATCCTTACCTCGTCTTGAACTGAATGGTGCTGTCCTGCTTGCTGGtcttttaaagcaaataaaagaAGCCATGAAAATACCAACCTCTCAGATATATGCATGGACAGATTCCACTATAGTACTGTCCTGGCTTTTTGGAGATCCTGCAAGATGGAACATTTATGTAAGAAATCGAGTAGTTGAGATTCTAGAAGACATTGGGAATCACAATTGGTATCACGTACAATCTCAAGACAACCCTGCTGATTTAGCCTCAAGAGGTATGCCCTTGACAAGcctgaaagaaaataaactgtGGTGGAATGGCCCTGAATGGTTACATAATAAAGAGATCGAATACAGTAGGCCAAAGAACATAAATACAAACCTGGAAAGGAAAGAAGTTATAGAAGTCAACtcgaaaattgaaaatgaaagagCAAGTTTAATaagcaaaattgaaaattgtgaTGATTTGACAGAGCTACTAggcagagagagagagaggcaGCGTTAA